From a single Micromonospora pallida genomic region:
- a CDS encoding KR domain-containing protein, which translates to MAAPGAVLVHGGAAVRGPHVLRWLAGWGATHLLLAGVPVSAELTAELAAGGVEVATVADSAGLPAALDQLDVAGTPVRTVLHLVDSTGPGVPVAAVEPGDLGAAVGEGVAAVAALDVACADRPVDEFVVFTSTAATWGSGGAAVAAATGAALEALAAGRRAAGRPATVVAWAPWVDEVAEPDQLRRRGILPIAPEVAADALLRAVDGRDDAVAVADVDWSAFVPAFTAVRPAPLLRGVPEATGLDGAAGRTAGTATDPARALRDRLAGVPVADRYQILLDLVRAHVATVLGHASPGAIEADRDFLELGFDSLTALELRDALHQGTGAELSATLLFDHPTPAELARHLLGRILGDTAGDVPAGGVTAEGAGGILGALFRQPKAREDAAGYAELLVKLAQFRPSFSEPGQLTRPAGILRLAEGPGTPVVCCCTMSLLSGAHEYARFAAGLRGRRDVWALPNPGFGVGEELPADLDALLRVHADTVLRTVGDGRFVLAGHSGGAMAANVLARELERQGRPPAAVVLMDTYPADSEVLGGWTNQLLDGMVERDSAYTPMDDHRATAWAGYLPLFLDWRPAPMESATLLVRASEPLGEWSGEPDGWRSRWPYPHEAVDAAGDHFTMVGERGPDLGVTVHEWLAGRDL; encoded by the coding sequence GTGGCGGCCCCGGGGGCGGTGCTGGTGCACGGCGGCGCGGCGGTGCGCGGCCCGCACGTGCTGCGCTGGCTGGCCGGGTGGGGCGCCACCCACCTGCTGCTCGCCGGGGTTCCGGTATCGGCCGAGCTGACCGCCGAACTGGCCGCCGGTGGCGTCGAGGTCGCCACCGTCGCCGATTCCGCCGGACTGCCGGCGGCGCTGGATCAGCTCGACGTGGCCGGGACACCGGTGCGCACCGTGCTGCACCTCGTCGACTCCACCGGGCCCGGCGTCCCGGTCGCCGCCGTCGAACCGGGCGACCTCGGCGCTGCGGTCGGCGAGGGGGTCGCCGCCGTGGCCGCCCTCGACGTTGCCTGCGCCGACCGACCCGTCGACGAGTTCGTGGTCTTCACCTCCACCGCCGCCACCTGGGGAAGTGGCGGCGCGGCCGTCGCCGCCGCCACCGGCGCCGCGCTGGAGGCCCTGGCCGCCGGTCGCCGGGCCGCCGGCCGACCGGCCACTGTGGTGGCCTGGGCGCCCTGGGTCGACGAGGTCGCCGAGCCGGACCAGCTGCGGCGGCGGGGCATTCTGCCGATCGCCCCCGAGGTGGCCGCCGACGCCCTGCTACGGGCGGTCGACGGACGCGACGACGCCGTCGCCGTGGCCGACGTCGACTGGTCCGCGTTCGTGCCGGCCTTCACCGCCGTGCGCCCGGCGCCGCTGCTGCGCGGCGTCCCTGAGGCGACGGGCCTCGACGGGGCCGCCGGACGGACCGCCGGGACGGCGACCGACCCGGCCCGTGCCCTGCGGGACCGGCTGGCCGGTGTCCCGGTTGCCGACCGGTACCAGATCCTGCTGGACCTGGTCCGGGCGCACGTGGCCACCGTGCTCGGGCACGCCTCGCCCGGCGCGATCGAGGCCGACCGGGACTTCCTCGAGCTGGGCTTCGACTCGCTGACCGCGTTGGAGTTGCGCGACGCCCTGCACCAGGGCACCGGGGCGGAACTCTCCGCCACCCTGCTCTTCGACCACCCCACCCCGGCCGAGCTGGCCCGCCACCTGCTCGGCCGGATCCTCGGCGACACGGCCGGGGACGTGCCGGCCGGGGGAGTCACCGCGGAGGGTGCGGGCGGGATCCTCGGCGCGTTGTTCCGGCAGCCGAAGGCACGCGAGGACGCCGCCGGGTACGCCGAGCTGCTGGTGAAGCTCGCCCAGTTCCGGCCCAGCTTCTCCGAGCCTGGACAGCTCACCCGTCCGGCAGGGATCCTGCGGCTCGCCGAGGGACCGGGCACCCCGGTGGTCTGCTGTTGCACGATGTCGCTGCTGTCCGGCGCCCACGAGTACGCCCGGTTCGCCGCCGGGCTGCGGGGCCGTCGGGACGTCTGGGCACTGCCCAACCCGGGCTTCGGGGTCGGGGAGGAGCTCCCCGCCGACCTCGACGCGCTGCTGCGGGTGCACGCCGACACCGTGCTGCGCACGGTAGGCGACGGCCGCTTCGTGCTGGCCGGGCACTCCGGTGGCGCGATGGCGGCCAACGTGCTCGCCCGCGAGTTGGAGCGCCAGGGCCGGCCGCCGGCGGCGGTGGTGCTGATGGACACCTACCCGGCCGACAGCGAGGTCCTCGGCGGCTGGACGAACCAGCTGCTCGACGGGATGGTCGAGCGGGACAGCGCGTACACCCCGATGGACGACCACCGGGCCACCGCGTGGGCCGGCTACCTTCCCCTGTTCCTGGACTGGCGACCCGCGCCGATGGAGTCGGCCACGCTGCTGGTCCGGGCCAGCGAGCCGCTGGGGGAGTGGTCCGGCGAGCCGGACGGGTGGCGCTCCCGGTGGCCGTACCCGCACGAGGCGGTGGACGCGGCGGGTGACCACTTCACGATGGTCGGCGAGCGGGGTCCGGACCTCGGCGTGACCGTGCACGAATGGCTGGCCGGACGAGATCTGTGA